The proteins below are encoded in one region of Ostrea edulis chromosome 3, xbOstEdul1.1, whole genome shotgun sequence:
- the LOC125677089 gene encoding uncharacterized protein LOC125677089, whose product MAGMFFGLLLTFSTTLAVRRQSVDNLEVPSFSAGRLVAHVIARNITDASGLAASQKFKNVLYTHNDGAGGPEIFAINATTGALISTLKIRNATNHDWEDIAVGPCGDASCIYIADSGYRHSSSANTIYRVIEPDVISVDQVLPIDSTARYTWAEDESQTLMVDIQGEVYLIGNIYSGRGMVSHLPTSAWGNPNPVNIDTSQFLPIHTHHHDPVSGDISADGSKLLIKSKSNIFFWKIDNNDVLASLTKQPVEVPYHNVGLSEAVCWSADGQNYYTLPEGHNPPLYLYSRMHNGGAGVVGK is encoded by the exons ATGGCTGGAATGTTTTTTGGTCTCCTGCTTACGTTCTCGACGACTCTGGCAGTGAGGCGTCAATCAGTCGATAATCTAGAAG tcCCCTCATTCTCTGCTGGGAGACTGGTCGCCCATGTCATCGCGCGGAATATTACCGACGCGTCCGGCCTTGCGGCCAGCCAGAAGTTTAAAAACGTCCTTTACACCCATAACGATGGCGCGGGCGGGCCCGAGATCTTCGCTATAAACGCAACGACCGGAGCGCTGATTTCCACTCTGAAGATCCGAAATGCCACTAACCACGATTGGGAGGACATCGCCGTTGGTCCTTGTGGAGACGCTAGCTGTATCTACATCGCTGACTCTGGTTACAGACACTCCTCGTCCGCCAACACCATCTACCGCGTGATAGAGCCTGACGTCATCAGTGTGGATCAAGTTTTACCCATAGATTCAACAGCTCGATACAC GTGGGCAGAGGATGAATCCCAGACACTGATGGTTGACATCCAGGGAGAAGTATACCTGATTGGTAATATCTATAGCGGGCGTGGAATGGTCTCCCACCTTCCAACCAGCGCCTGGGGAAACCCTAACCCAGTCAACATCGATACCTCCCAATTCCTACCCATCCACACCCACCACCACGACCCCGTGTCAGGCGACATCTCCGCGGATGGGAGCAAATTACTCATTAAGTCTAAATCCAACATTTTCTTCTGGAAGATCGATAACAATGACGTGTTGGCGTCACTTACTAAGCAGCCGGTGGAAGTTCCCTATCATAACGTAGGTTTGAGTGAGGCTGTCTGCTGGAGCGCTGACGGCCAGAATTACTATACTCTACCGGAGGGACACAATCCGCCGCTCTATCTGTATTCTAGGATGCATAATGGTGGTGCAGGTGtagttggaaaataa